One part of the bacterium genome encodes these proteins:
- a CDS encoding amino acid ABC transporter ATP-binding protein encodes MIDVKNVCKTFYSRHKVAALVDVSMRVEKGEVVTIIGPSGSGKSTLLRCLNHLETADSGEINIDGIPLTDSRTNINAVRAEVGMVFQSFNLFPHMTVLGNVTIAQTTVRKRPREQAKNIAMELLTKVGIPEKAGSYPSQLSGGQQQRVAIARALAMQPKIMLFDEPTSALDPEMIGEVLDVMKALAREGMTICAVTHEMGFAREVCDRVVFMDEGRIVEEGTPEKMFDSPDHARTKTFLAQIL; translated from the coding sequence GTGATTGATGTCAAAAATGTGTGCAAGACATTCTACTCCAGACACAAGGTCGCCGCCCTCGTGGACGTCTCCATGCGCGTGGAAAAGGGAGAGGTGGTGACCATTATCGGGCCATCCGGCTCCGGGAAAAGCACACTGCTCAGGTGTCTGAACCACCTTGAGACCGCCGACAGCGGCGAGATCAACATCGACGGCATCCCCCTCACCGACTCGCGGACCAATATCAACGCCGTACGTGCTGAAGTGGGCATGGTGTTCCAAAGCTTCAACCTTTTCCCCCACATGACCGTCCTTGGAAACGTGACCATTGCCCAGACAACGGTCCGCAAGCGCCCGAGGGAGCAGGCCAAAAATATCGCCATGGAACTTCTCACCAAGGTCGGCATCCCCGAAAAGGCCGGGTCCTACCCGTCCCAGCTCTCGGGAGGCCAGCAGCAGCGCGTTGCCATCGCCCGCGCCCTGGCCATGCAGCCGAAGATCATGCTCTTCGACGAACCCACCTCCGCCCTGGACCCCGAGATGATCGGAGAAGTCCTCGACGTCATGAAGGCCCTTGCCCGGGAGGGGATGACGATCTGCGCCGTCACCCACGAAATGGGGTTTGCCAGGGAAGTGTGCGACCGGGTGGTGTTCATGGATGAGGGGCGCATCGTTGAAGAAGGAACACCGGAAAAGATGTTCGACTCCCCCGACCACGCCAGGACGAAAACGTTTTTAGCGCAGATTTTATAA